Within Paenibacillus albicereus, the genomic segment CACAGCTGGCCAACCGCCTCAAGATGATCCTTTAATAATTGAAAACATCCGTCATCTCTGCTGTGCGCATAAAATATCACCTTGCACCCTCCCGTGTAGAAGATCACTTTTTAAGTGTCAAGGCCATTAAGCTTCTTATTCTAACGAGGCTAAAACTCCTCGACGGCGCGATCGTACTCCGGCAATTTTTTCTACTGGGGTCGACACCCGCTCCAGAAAAGGGCAGTATCCATCGGGACTCAAATAACCCTTCCGTCCACCATGATGCGAAACAATGCAATGGGCATTCCACTCCGCCACGTTTTGGGACAACGGATCCGAAGATAGGTTTGAATTTAACGGTATACCTTGCCCATGTCATGCAGCAATCTGGATAAGCCAGCAAGGTGCTTCATACCGGTTTTTCCGCCGTACTATTCAGCGTGTCGCATGACATTCATCAGATGCTCATGCACGCTCTCCCGACACCCGACTGACTTTCGGATATGCGCGATGTACTTCGATGAATCGACACTGATGAGAGCCTTCATTTCCCGCCCCTCCAACAAGGACTTTATGCCCGGTGCTTAAAGCCTAATTCTCATTGAATTTGATTCGCCAAATTCATACATAATCCTCCTTCTTTTTTATTTTTTTACCAATTCCAATTGTTTTCTACACTCAGTGTGAGTGTCTAAGAATTGGCTGGAGTACCTCTTAAAATTTGCTTATCATAGATAGATCAAGAGCAAGTGCGAATGCCAAGAATCGCTCGAAATCTGTCGATTCTAGTCAAAATTAAGATGTTTTTTTGTCAAAGGAACATTCATGCCTGTGATGATAGAGTTGTTGTTCTAAATCACATGGATATGAAAACGTTATTTTTTCGGTCGCTCCCCGCACGGGGGAGCGTGGATTGAAACGTGCAAGAAATGAACGGAAGCATTGAACAAGGAAAGTCGCTCCCCGCATGGGGAGCTGGATTGAAACTGCTCGCCGCGTCTCGGTGCATTGGCTGTGGCCAGATTGAAACGCAGCATCAGGGCTTTCTGCCCTTCTTCCTCCCCTACGAAAAGGGCTCTCTCCCCAACTCGCTGAATAACATTTTTTTTCATTAAAAAAAGCCAACCCCGCTCACCGGGGCTGGCTTCACTGAACCATTCAATCAAACAAGCTATCTGGCACGTAATAAACCTTTTGCGTGTCCTTTTTGTTCACCGGATCAGTAACGATGACGAAGTAGACGTTGCCGTTTTTCGTCTGCACGCCCTCGATCTCGTGGGTGCCGACGTTGGTGATCTTGGCCAGCGTCCGGTACGAGCCGGAGCTGGTCATGTACGCGATCTGCGGCGTCTCGCCCTCGGCTCCGCCGGACGTGTACAGCTGCGTGCTGCCGAGCATGTCCGCGCCCTGGAACGACCCGTTCGGGCGGACGATGCCGTCGCCTGTCTGTGTGAAGCTGCTCACGCAAGCGCTGACCGCCGCCGAGCTGTCGAGCTGCACCTGCTCGCTCGCGTCGAGCAGCTGGTTGAGCTTGACCGTGTCGTAGATCGCCCATGTGACGCCGCCCTCGGCCGTCTGCACGCGGAAGAACGTGTGCGTGCTGTTGCCGCCCCCGTCGACACGGTACGTGTCGCCGAGACGGGAGCCGGTCTTGTTGGCATAGTTCAAGTACGTGAAGCGATGCAGGTCCGTGTAGTCGACGGTCGTACCGGGCACGTATTGAAGCCGAGCGACCTGCAGCGACCAGTAGTACGAGGTGCTCGGATCGGATTTGGAGCTGACGTAGAAGTAATTTTCCCCGTTGTACGTATACATATCCAGCGTCTGGCCATGCCCGGAGTTGGTAATCTTCATCTCGTCCACATAGGTGGCGTTGCTGCCGCTCATGAGCAGCCGGGACAGATAGACGTCGCCGCCGGAGCGCTGCGTGACGTACAGGTACTTGTCCGCGATATACGCCTTCTGCACCGCGACGTTGTGAGTCAATCCCTTGAGGTTGTAGGCGAGCGTCGCCGAGGCGTTCACCGTCTTGGCCGGAGCGGCCGCGAAGGCCGGCATCGCCGACAGGGAGAACAGCGTCGCCGCGAGCGCGATCGAGCCGAGCCATTTCAGCGGCCGTCTTTTTCGGCGGCCGGCAGGTTCATTCCACATTTCCAATTCCTCCTTCAATAATTGAATGAGTCCGATTGCAAATGCCGATGCTCTCTGCCCACCTCCCTTCCGGGCCAGCCTCGCCTTTCTCCCGTCTACCCCGCCTGCTCCGCGAGCACCTGCTCGCGCCGCTCCGCGCGCTGCTCCGGCGTCAGCATCGGGCAGGTGTAGCATTTCACGCCGCCTTCGCGCTGGTCGTACAGGCAGCAGGACGACTGCATCATGAGCTTGTCGCCGCCGGTCGGGTACGGATTGTCGCAGTAGCGCGGATTGTGCTGATACGGGTTGCGCCGCGTCCCGAACGCCTCCGCCGGAATGTCCTCCGCCAGCACGCGGAAGGCGAACGACAGCCGCTCCTGCACCGGCTCCGGCAGCGCCAGCGTGGCGGCGTATTCCTTCATGTACTCCGCCATCGCGCCGTACTGCTGCCAGATCGCCGCCGGCTTCATCGCCGCCGCCTCGGCTGCCGCCTCGACCGCCGGCCGCAGGAACGCCCGCACATGCGCCGTCCATGCTTCCGCCAGCTGCCGCGCCGCCCCCTCCGTCGGGACCGTCTCCGCGAGCAGCTCCTTGATGCGGAAACCGAGATGCGCATGGTCGTCATGCGCCTCGATCTGGAACGTCAGCCGCTCCGGAGACAGGTCGATCACCGACCCGTACATCCCGTATAGATACACCTGCGTCAGCAACAGCTTGCCGAGCGTCGTCCCGACGAACGATGCCGGCAGCGCGCGGCTCGTCGCCTGCACGGTCGATCCGCCCAGGTCCAACGCCTTACCGAGCGTCTCCGCGTCGAAAAACCGGTCCGCGTCCATTTCGAACAGCGGCTCGTCCGCTCCCTCCGGGGAGATATGATAGAACATTTTGATGATGCCGAAATCAAAGCTTGCCGCCTCTTGCGCCACGCCGATCACCTCGTCCACATAATGCCTTCCTGCCTAAAGCTTACCACAACGGCCTGGCAGCGGGTATCGCCGGCGCGGATTCCACATATTCTCTCCATAACTCCATCCACGGAAAGGAGAACCTGAACATGACCCATGTCTACAGCGGCGCAGCAGGCGCCAAGCAGCTGACGTTCGTACTCGTGCACGGCTCTTGGGCGGACGCGGGGTACTGGAAAGAAACGGCCGCGGAGCTGAACCGGCTCGGCCACGAAGCGTTCGCCCCGGAGTATCCGGGCCACGGCGGCGACCCGCGCACGGACGTCACGCACGCCGAGATCACCGAGGCGGTCGCGGACGACATCGCCCGCCGGGACCTGCGCGGCATCGTGCTCGTCGGGCACAGCTTCGGCGGCTCCGTCATCCAGACGGTCGCTCAGCGAATTCCGGAGCGCATCGGCCGGATCGTGTTCATGGACGGTTTTGTCCTGCTCGACGGCCAGTCCGTCGCCGACCAGCTGCCCCCGCCCGTCGTGCAGCAGTTCCAGCAGCTGGCGCAGGCTTCCGGGGGGCAGACGATTCCGATGCCCTACGAGCTGTACCGGGAGACGTTCGCCAACCTGGCCGACGGTCCGCTCGCGCGCTACCTGCACCGGCAAGTCCTTCCCGAGCCGGCGGGACCGCTGTTCGAGAAGCTCGACTTGAAACGCTTCTACGGCCTGACGATTCCGCGCAGCTACCTGTATCTGACAAGCGACGGCGTCCTCCCTCAGGGCGAAGGCTACGGCTGGCATCCGCATATGTCCGGCCGCCTCGGCGTCTTCCGCCTCATCAAGGCCGAGGGCGACCACATGTCGACGGTGAAGACGCATCCCGGCCTGATCGCCCGCAAGCTTGTCGAGGCGGGCCGCGACTGAGCCGGTGTCCGCAGCTGCGAGCGGTTCCGCCAAGGGCGGCATGGCATTCGGCGTCCTCTGACGGAGAGGCAGTTCCATGAATGATAGCCCTTCCTTCAGCCACAAAAAAAAGCCTCCCCGGACCGGACCGGGAAGGCTCTTTCCACATTCCAAATGTTCAATGAGCGAATTAGCTCTCGCTTTGCAGCTGGCCCTTCGCCGGGCCTTCGCCCTCGGCCGGTGCCGGAGCGGTTTCGTTCGACGTGCGGAGTGGAATCTCCCGCAGGAAGAACACGAGCACGAGCGAGACGCAGAGCACGAGCGTGCCGACGAGGAACACGAGCGCCAGCGTATCGCCGAGCGCGCCGCGGAACTGCTCGATCAGCTGCAGGAACAGCGTCCGCGCCTGCTCCGGCAGAGAGGCGGCCGTCTCGTCGATGAGCGGCTTGTTCATGAGCAGGTTCGGGTTGGCGAACCCGGTCAGCTGCTGCGCGACCGTCGGATCGAGCTGGCTCAGGTCAGGCATGTCCGGCGAGGTCAGCGTATCCTTGAGGTTCTTGGTCAGCGTGTTGGACATGACCGTGCCCATGACGGCGATGCCGATCGTGCCGCCCAGGTTCCGGAACAGCTGCGAGGACGCCGTGGCGACCCCGAGCTCCGAGTGGGAGACCGCGTTCTGGGTCGCCAGCGAGAACACCGGCATGCCCATGCCGATGCCGATGCCGAAGATCGCCATGCTCAGCACGGCCATGCCGACGCTGTTCATGAGCACCATGATGCCCATGCCGAGAATCATGATCGGCACGCCGATCAAGGCGTAGCGCTTGTACTTGCCGCTCTTGGAGATGCGCTGTCCGATGAGCGCGCTGGTGATGACCATGAAGATCGACATCGGCATGGTGACGTAGCCGGAGTACGTCGCGGAGATGCCGAGCACGCCCTGCACGAAGAATGTCAGGTAGATGAGCGCGCCCATCATGCCGAAGTTCATCAGGAAGCCGATCAGGTTCGAGACGGTGACGATGCCGTTCTTGAACAGATGCAGCGGCAGGATCGGGCTCTTGGCGGAGCGCTCGACCAGCACGAAGATGATGCCGGACACAAGCGCGGCGGCGAACAAGCCGAGAATCTCCGGCGAGCCCCAAGCATGATTCGGACCGGCCAGGGAGAACCCGAGCAGCAGCGGCACGATCGTCGTCGTAAGGAATAGCGAGCCGAGAATGTCGATCTTCTCCCCTTTGACGCGCTCGATTTTCGGGAAGAGAATCCAGATCATCGCGAACGCGACGATGCCGAGCGGCAGGAAGATCCAGAACAGCCAGTGCCAGTCGAGATGGTCGACGAGGTAGCCGCCGAGCGTCGGGCCGAGCACGCTCGAGAAGCCGAAGACGGCGGTCATGAGGCCCATCCACTTGGAGCGCTCGCGCGGCGGGAACAAGTCGCCGACCGCCATGAACGCGGTCGACTGGATGATGCCCGCTCCGATGCCCTGGATGCCGCGGTAAATGATGAACTGATAAACGTCCGTCGACGTGCCCGTCAGGAACGCGCCGATGATGAACAGCAGGATGCCCGCCAGGATGAACGGCTTGCGCCCGAACATGTCGGACAGCTTGCCGACCAGGATGGTGGCGATCGTCGAGGTCAGCAGGTAGATGTTGATCGTCCAGGTGTAGTACTCCATGCCGTCGAGAATCGCGATGATGCGCGGCATCGCCGTGCTCGTGATCGTCTGGTTGATGGCCGCGAAGAACATGGCCGCCATGACGGCGATCATGATCGACAGCTTTCGTTTGTGCGTTAAATGTTCCATGATGGCTCTCGTTCTCCTCGTTTCTGTTCTTTGTCTGATGCCCTCTTGTTGCGTTCGGCTGGCCTCAAGCCTCTGCCGCTTCTTCTTGTTCCGCGGGCGCGTCCTCCCCCGCCAGCTTCTCCATGAGCCCGGTCAACAGAAGCCGCTCCTCGTCCGTCAGCCTGGCGAGCCGCCTTCCGATCATCTGCTCCCGCAGCTTCATGAATCCGTCCAGCGTCCGCAGGCCCTCCTCGGTGATCTCGACGAAAACGGCCCTCCGATCTACGGTGTCCGGTTTTCGCTTGACCCATCCGCCCGCCTCCAGCCGGTCCATCATGACGGTGACGGCGCTCGGCTTGACCTCCATCTTGTCGGCGATCAGCGCCAGCTTGCACGGCCCCTTGACCTTGACCATATAGAGCGCGAACAGCTGCGTCCGCGTCAGCCCGCATTCCTTGAGCAGCTCCGGCAGGGACAGCTCGATCGACTGGATAAAGGCCTGCACGGCCGCATGAAATCGACTGACCTCCGCTTCCACTCTCACGCCCCCTTTGTTAAAGCAATAATATATTTATACTCCTTTAACTATATCCATGTCAAATAGTTTAGAAATAAAAAAACCGCCTCGCGAAAGCGAGGCGGCCGCAGCCGTCGATTGAAAGGCTCACGCCAGGCGCAAGCCGCGAATTCCGGGCGGACGATGAGTCCGTTTTCTTCAATCGTAGTC encodes:
- a CDS encoding alpha/beta hydrolase; this translates as MTHVYSGAAGAKQLTFVLVHGSWADAGYWKETAAELNRLGHEAFAPEYPGHGGDPRTDVTHAEITEAVADDIARRDLRGIVLVGHSFGGSVIQTVAQRIPERIGRIVFMDGFVLLDGQSVADQLPPPVVQQFQQLAQASGGQTIPMPYELYRETFANLADGPLARYLHRQVLPEPAGPLFEKLDLKRFYGLTIPRSYLYLTSDGVLPQGEGYGWHPHMSGRLGVFRLIKAEGDHMSTVKTHPGLIARKLVEAGRD
- a CDS encoding (2Fe-2S)-binding protein, translated to MDEVIGVAQEAASFDFGIIKMFYHISPEGADEPLFEMDADRFFDAETLGKALDLGGSTVQATSRALPASFVGTTLGKLLLTQVYLYGMYGSVIDLSPERLTFQIEAHDDHAHLGFRIKELLAETVPTEGAARQLAEAWTAHVRAFLRPAVEAAAEAAAMKPAAIWQQYGAMAEYMKEYAATLALPEPVQERLSFAFRVLAEDIPAEAFGTRRNPYQHNPRYCDNPYPTGGDKLMMQSSCCLYDQREGGVKCYTCPMLTPEQRAERREQVLAEQAG
- a CDS encoding phage baseplate protein — translated: MWNEPAGRRKRRPLKWLGSIALAATLFSLSAMPAFAAAPAKTVNASATLAYNLKGLTHNVAVQKAYIADKYLYVTQRSGGDVYLSRLLMSGSNATYVDEMKITNSGHGQTLDMYTYNGENYFYVSSKSDPSTSYYWSLQVARLQYVPGTTVDYTDLHRFTYLNYANKTGSRLGDTYRVDGGGNSTHTFFRVQTAEGGVTWAIYDTVKLNQLLDASEQVQLDSSAAVSACVSSFTQTGDGIVRPNGSFQGADMLGSTQLYTSGGAEGETPQIAYMTSSGSYRTLAKITNVGTHEIEGVQTKNGNVYFVIVTDPVNKKDTQKVYYVPDSLFD
- a CDS encoding MarR family winged helix-turn-helix transcriptional regulator gives rise to the protein MEAEVSRFHAAVQAFIQSIELSLPELLKECGLTRTQLFALYMVKVKGPCKLALIADKMEVKPSAVTVMMDRLEAGGWVKRKPDTVDRRAVFVEITEEGLRTLDGFMKLREQMIGRRLARLTDEERLLLTGLMEKLAGEDAPAEQEEAAEA
- a CDS encoding DHA2 family efflux MFS transporter permease subunit, producing the protein MEHLTHKRKLSIMIAVMAAMFFAAINQTITSTAMPRIIAILDGMEYYTWTINIYLLTSTIATILVGKLSDMFGRKPFILAGILLFIIGAFLTGTSTDVYQFIIYRGIQGIGAGIIQSTAFMAVGDLFPPRERSKWMGLMTAVFGFSSVLGPTLGGYLVDHLDWHWLFWIFLPLGIVAFAMIWILFPKIERVKGEKIDILGSLFLTTTIVPLLLGFSLAGPNHAWGSPEILGLFAAALVSGIIFVLVERSAKSPILPLHLFKNGIVTVSNLIGFLMNFGMMGALIYLTFFVQGVLGISATYSGYVTMPMSIFMVITSALIGQRISKSGKYKRYALIGVPIMILGMGIMVLMNSVGMAVLSMAIFGIGIGMGMPVFSLATQNAVSHSELGVATASSQLFRNLGGTIGIAVMGTVMSNTLTKNLKDTLTSPDMPDLSQLDPTVAQQLTGFANPNLLMNKPLIDETAASLPEQARTLFLQLIEQFRGALGDTLALVFLVGTLVLCVSLVLVFFLREIPLRTSNETAPAPAEGEGPAKGQLQSES